In one Cervus elaphus chromosome 9, mCerEla1.1, whole genome shotgun sequence genomic region, the following are encoded:
- the ATP8B3 gene encoding phospholipid-transporting ATPase IK isoform X6 encodes MLAEKEVQAFKVQCVRQALPTCRESWGHQPSSPSLHPVGALFTLFVAGGCAVPPLFQPLLPSHHPPPGKVVCEEPNSRMHHFVGCLEWKGKKYPLDIGNILLRGCKVRNTDTCYGLVIYAGFDTKIMKNCGKIHLKRTKIDHLMNRLVVLIFVSMVVLSMALAFGFWHKVKEFKAHHYYVSAMHTHSVAMEAFFIFWGYLILLSVLVPMAMFVIRAEFIYLGNSVFINWDQHMYYEPQDLPAKARSTSLNDLLGQVEYVFSDKTGTLTQNIMTFKKCCINGVVYGPEETPGKENPFLWNKFADGKLLFCNTQLLQAVRANQDWRVREFWRVLAICHTVMVQEMNNQLVYQAASPDEEALVTAARNFGYVFLARTQDSITLMELGEECVYQVLAMMDFNSIRKRMSVLVRKPEGSIYLYTKGADTVIYERLQKKGETEWATEEALASFATETLRTLCLACKEVDEDVYEEWRQRHQEASILLQNRAQALQEVYEEMEQSLQLLGATAIEDRLQDGVLETIKCLKQGNIKVWVLTGDKQETAVNVGFACELLSENMIILEEKEIVRILEVYWENNNLQGGKKKELPLQFKMALVINGEFLDQLLLSLRKEPRALVQNVNVDPLESWQEPGEERVDFLQARRLSLMWRTLGIQLRSSGLIPQHKDSKTLRIAEKQRERAFVELASRCQAVICCRVTPKQKALIVTLVKKYQNVVTLAIGDGANDVNMIKTADIGVGVAGQEGMQAVQNSDYVLAQFCFLRRLLLVHGRWSYMRVCKFLRCFLYKTLASMMVQIWFAFYSGFTAQPLYEGWFLALFNLLYSTLLVLYIGLFEQDVSAERSLELPELYIAGQKDELFNYWVVLQAIAHGTATSLVNFFMTLWISQDSAGPVSLSDYQSFAVVVALSSLLSITMEIILITKYWTVLFLLAIFLSLCFYVVMTSLTQSLWLFKHFPKNFPFLYADLNVLSQPPIMLVILLNVSLNTLPVLAFRVIYQALKKPQRKEEVEKVTSEEIIVEPVPCIRRESRARRSSYAFSHREGYADLITQGTILRRSAGVNSDMLVDHTVPPDEPSGSMKESLWYPRKMSFLGRKRHSHHGKVSSEDMQPPSEVSSSLTMDGQSAPHPHPLNKTWPSGSSQEKLPYSPESLPPTEMPLLTLESQSTSIESQMLPSSQMSLQSQPAYLPQEKTSLWKIRKLSLKNWPYIWQKEPEPHREGILPVSSSNLSAVMETAPPSAKGSSISEQPMEVEPSPVEREPSPMEWLPEPSGDQAAPDLAEQLP; translated from the exons GGAAGGTGGTGTGTGAGGAACCCAACAGCCGAATGCACCACTTCGTTGGGTGCCTGGAGTGGAAGGGCAAGAAATACCCCCTGGATATTGGTAACATCCTCCTGCGAGGCTGCAAGGTCCGGAACACAGACACCTGCTATGGACTGGTCATCTATGCTG GTTTTGACACAAAGATCATGAAGAACTGTGGCAAGATTCATCTGAAGAGAACCAAGATAGACCATCTGATGAACAGACTGGTGGTCCTG ATCTTTGTGTCCATGGTGGTGCTTTCCATGGCCCTGGCCTTTGGCTTCTGGCACAAAGTGAAGGAGTTCAAGGCCCATCACTACTACGTGTCTGCCATGCACACGCACAGTGTGGCTATGGAGGCCTTCTTCATCTTCTGGGGCTATCTCATCCTGCTCAGCGTCCTGGTGCCCATGGCCATGTTTGTTAT CAGGGCCGAATTCATCTACCTGGGGAACAGCGTCTTCATCAACTGGGACCAGCACATGTACTACGAGCCCCAGGACCTGCCCGCCAAAGCGCGAAGCACCAGCCTCAATGACCTGCTGGGCCAGGTGGAGTACGTCTTCTCCGACAAGACGGGCACGCTCACCCAGAACATCATGACCTTCAAGAAGTGCTGCATCAATGGAGTTGTCTACG GCCCAGAGGAGACCCCAGGCAAG GAGAACCCCTTCCTTTGGAACAAATTTGCTGATGGGAAGCTGCTGTTCTGCAACACGCAACTCCTGCAGGCCGTGCGGGCCAACCAGGACTGGAGGGTGCGCGAGTTCTGGCGTGTGCTGGCCATCTGCCACACGGTGATGGTGCAGGAGATGAACA ACCAGCTAGTGTACCAGGCAGCTTCCCCGGACGAGGAGGCACTGGTCACAGCGGCCCGAAATTTTGGCTACGTGTTCCTGGCACGCACGCAGGACAGCATCACCCTgatggagctgggggaggagtGTGTGTACCAGGTCCTGGCCATGATGGACTTCAACAGCATCCGCAAGCGGATGTCAGTGCTGG TCCGCAAGCCCGAGGGCTCCATCTACCTCTACACCAAAGGGGCTGACACAGTCATCTATGAGCGCCTGCAAAAGAAAGGCGAGACAGAATGGGCCACAGAGGAGGCCTTGGCC TCCTTTGCCACGGAGACCCTGCGGACGTTGTGCCTGGCCTGCAAAGAGGTGGATGAGGACGTGTACGAGGAGTGGCGGCAGCGGCACCAGGAGGCCAGCATCTTGCTGCAGAACCGCGCCCAGGCCCTGCAGGAGGTGTACGAGGAGATGGAGCAGAGCCTCCAG CTCCTGGGAGCCACAGCCATCGAGGACAGGCTGCAGGACGGTGTCCTCGAAACCATCAAGTGTCTCAAGCAGGGGAACATCAAAGTGTGGGTCCTCACAGGGGACAAGCAAG AGACAGCGGTGAACGTTGGTTTTGCCTGCGAGCTGCTTTCAGAGAACATGATCAttctggaggagaaggagatcGT ACGGATCCTCGAGGTCTACTGGGAGAACAACAACCTGCAAGgtggcaaaaagaaagagcttccCCTGCAGTTCAAGATGGCCTTGGTCATTAACGGGGAGTTCCTG GACCAGCTACTGCTGTCCTTGCGCAAGGAACCCCGAGCCCTGGTCCAGAACGTGAACGTGGACCCGCTGGAGTCCTGGCAGGagccaggagaggagagggtggacTTCCTGCAGGCCAGGCGCCTGTCCCTCATGTGGCGGACACTGGGGATCCAGCTGCGGAGCTCGGGGCTGATACCCCAGCACAAAGACTCCAAGACCCTCCGGATCGCTGAGAAGCAGCGGGAGCGGGCCTTCGTGGAGCTGGCCTCCCGATGCCAAGCGGTCATCTGCTGCCGTGTGACACCCAAGCAGAAGGCCCTGATCGTGACGCTGGTCAAGAAATACCAGAATGTGGTGACCCTGGCCATCGGGGATGGCGCCAACGACGTCAACATGATCAAGA CTGCAGACATCGGCGTGGGGGTGGCGGGTCAGGAGGGCATGCAGGCAGTGCAGAACAGCGACTACGTGCTGGCCCAGTTCTGCTTCCTGCGGCGGCTGCTGCTGGTGCACGGACGCTGGTCCTACATGCGCGTCTGCAAGTTCCTGCGCTGCTTCCTCTACAAGACGCTGGCCAGCATGATGGTCCAGATCTGGTTCGCCTTCTACAGCGGCTTCACTGCCCAG CCTCTGTATGAAGGTTGGTTCCTGGCGCTCTTCAACTTGCTGTACAGCACCCTCCTGGTCCTTTATATCGGGCTCTTTGAGCAG GATGTGAGCGCAGAGCGGAGCCTTGAGTTGCCGGAGCTGTACATCGCAGGCCAGAAGGACGAGCTCTTCAACTACTGGGTCGTCCTGCAAGCCATCGCCCATGGCACGGCCACCTCTCTGGTCAACTTCTTCATGACACTGTGGATCAGCCAGGACTCAGCTGGGCCTGTCAGCTTAAGTGACTACCAGTCCTTTGCGGTGGTCGTGGCCCTGTCCAGCCTGCTGTCCATCACTATGGAG ATCATCCTAATCACCAAGTACTGGACCGTCCTGTTTTTGCTGGCCATTTTCCTCAGCCTCTGCTTCTACGTGGTGATGACCAGCCTCACCCAGAGCTTGTGGCTTTTCAAACACTTCCCCAAGAACTTCCCATTTCTAT ACGCTGACCTCAACGTGCTGTCCCAGCCCCCCATCATGCTGGTGATCCTGCTGAATGTGTCACTGAACACCCTGCCTGTGCTGGCCTTCCGAGTCATTTACCAAGCCCTCAAGAAACCACAGCGCAAG GAAGAGGTAGAGAAAGTCACAAGTGAGGAGATCATCGTGGAGCCTGTGCCCTGTATCCGCAGGGAGTCACGGGCCCGGCGCTCCAGCTATGCCTTCTCCCATCGGGAGGGCTATGCTGACCTCATCACCCAGGGCACGATTCTGCGGAGGTCAGCAGGGGTCAACAGTGACATGCTGGTTGATCACACAGTGCCACCTGATGAACCATCTGGGAGCATGAAGGAGTCCTTGTGGTACCCAAGGAAGATGTCATTTCTGGGGAGGAAGAGGCACTCACACCATGGGAAGGTGTCCTCTGAGGACATGCAGCCTCCCTCTGAGGTGAGCTCCTCCTTGACCATGGATGGGCAGTCTGCCCCTCATCCCCACCCTCTCAACAAAACCTGGCCATCTGGATCTTCACAGGAGAAGTTGCCATATTCTCCTGAGAGCCTGCCGCCAACCGAGATGCCACTGTTGACTCTAGAGAGCCAAAGTACCTCTATTGAGAGCCAGATGCTGCCTTCGAGCCAGATGTCCCTGCAGAGCCAGCCAGCATACCTGCCACAGGAGAAGACATCCCTCTGGAAGATCCGGAAACTGTCCTTGAAGAACTGGCCGTACATCTGGCAAAAGGAACCCGAGCCCCACAGAGAAGGGATATTGCCAGTTTCCAGCTCAAATCTTAGTGCTGTGATGGAAACTGCACCACCAAGTGCAAAAGGATCATCCATCAGTGAGCAGCCAATGGAGGTGGAGCCCTCACCTGTGGAGAGGGAGCCGTCGCCTATGGAGTGGCTGCCAGAGCCCAGTGGGGACCAAGCTGCACCCGATCTGGCAGAGCAGCTTCCCTGA
- the ATP8B3 gene encoding phospholipid-transporting ATPase IK isoform X4: protein MTHPLCQSIPEISTLPSFTLLVPLICLLTIRAIRDLVDDIGRHKSDKIVNNRPCQILTGKSFLWRKWKNIRVGDLVCLHKDSIVPADLVLLASTEPSSLCYVETADIDGETNLKFRQAPMITHHELTSIRKIASFQGKVVCEEPNSRMHHFVGCLEWKGKKYPLDIGNILLRGCKVRNTDTCYGLVIYAGFDTKIMKNCGKIHLKRTKIDHLMNRLVVLIFVSMVVLSMALAFGFWHKVKEFKAHHYYVSAMHTHSVAMEAFFIFWGYLILLSVLVPMAMFVIRAEFIYLGNSVFINWDQHMYYEPQDLPAKARSTSLNDLLGQVEYVFSDKTGTLTQNIMTFKKCCINGVVYGPEETPGKENPFLWNKFADGKLLFCNTQLLQAVRANQDWRVREFWRVLAICHTVMVQEMNNQLVYQAASPDEEALVTAARNFGYVFLARTQDSITLMELGEECVYQVLAMMDFNSIRKRMSVLVRKPEGSIYLYTKGADTVIYERLQKKGETEWATEEALASFATETLRTLCLACKEVDEDVYEEWRQRHQEASILLQNRAQALQEVYEEMEQSLQLLGATAIEDRLQDGVLETIKCLKQGNIKVWVLTGDKQETAVNVGFACELLSENMIILEEKEIVRILEVYWENNNLQGGKKKELPLQFKMALVINGEFLDQLLLSLRKEPRALVQNVNVDPLESWQEPGEERVDFLQARRLSLMWRTLGIQLRSSGLIPQHKDSKTLRIAEKQRERAFVELASRCQAVICCRVTPKQKALIVTLVKKYQNVVTLAIGDGANDVNMIKTADIGVGVAGQEGMQAVQNSDYVLAQFCFLRRLLLVHGRWSYMRVCKFLRCFLYKTLASMMVQIWFAFYSGFTAQPLYEGWFLALFNLLYSTLLVLYIGLFEQDVSAERSLELPELYIAGQKDELFNYWVVLQAIAHGTATSLVNFFMTLWISQDSAGPVSLSDYQSFAVVVALSSLLSITMEIILITKYWTVLFLLAIFLSLCFYVVMTSLTQSLWLFKHFPKNFPFLYADLNVLSQPPIMLVILLNVSLNTLPVLAFRVIYQALKKPQRKEEVEKVTSEEIIVEPVPCIRRESRARRSSYAFSHREGYADLITQGTILRRSAGVNSDMLVDHTVPPDEPSGSMKESLWYPRKMSFLGRKRHSHHGKVSSEDMQPPSEVSSSLTMDGQSAPHPHPLNKTWPSGSSQEKLPYSPESLPPTEMPLLTLESQSTSIESQMLPSSQMSLQSQPAYLPQEKTSLWKIRKLSLKNWPYIWQKEPEPHREGILPVSSSNLSAVMETAPPSAKGSSISEQPMEVEPSPVEREPSPMEWLPEPSGDQAAPDLAEQLP from the exons GGAGACCAACTTGAAGTTCAGGCAGGCCCCAATGATCACGCACCACGAGTTGACCAGTATAAGGAAGATAGCCTCCTTCCAAG GGAAGGTGGTGTGTGAGGAACCCAACAGCCGAATGCACCACTTCGTTGGGTGCCTGGAGTGGAAGGGCAAGAAATACCCCCTGGATATTGGTAACATCCTCCTGCGAGGCTGCAAGGTCCGGAACACAGACACCTGCTATGGACTGGTCATCTATGCTG GTTTTGACACAAAGATCATGAAGAACTGTGGCAAGATTCATCTGAAGAGAACCAAGATAGACCATCTGATGAACAGACTGGTGGTCCTG ATCTTTGTGTCCATGGTGGTGCTTTCCATGGCCCTGGCCTTTGGCTTCTGGCACAAAGTGAAGGAGTTCAAGGCCCATCACTACTACGTGTCTGCCATGCACACGCACAGTGTGGCTATGGAGGCCTTCTTCATCTTCTGGGGCTATCTCATCCTGCTCAGCGTCCTGGTGCCCATGGCCATGTTTGTTAT CAGGGCCGAATTCATCTACCTGGGGAACAGCGTCTTCATCAACTGGGACCAGCACATGTACTACGAGCCCCAGGACCTGCCCGCCAAAGCGCGAAGCACCAGCCTCAATGACCTGCTGGGCCAGGTGGAGTACGTCTTCTCCGACAAGACGGGCACGCTCACCCAGAACATCATGACCTTCAAGAAGTGCTGCATCAATGGAGTTGTCTACG GCCCAGAGGAGACCCCAGGCAAG GAGAACCCCTTCCTTTGGAACAAATTTGCTGATGGGAAGCTGCTGTTCTGCAACACGCAACTCCTGCAGGCCGTGCGGGCCAACCAGGACTGGAGGGTGCGCGAGTTCTGGCGTGTGCTGGCCATCTGCCACACGGTGATGGTGCAGGAGATGAACA ACCAGCTAGTGTACCAGGCAGCTTCCCCGGACGAGGAGGCACTGGTCACAGCGGCCCGAAATTTTGGCTACGTGTTCCTGGCACGCACGCAGGACAGCATCACCCTgatggagctgggggaggagtGTGTGTACCAGGTCCTGGCCATGATGGACTTCAACAGCATCCGCAAGCGGATGTCAGTGCTGG TCCGCAAGCCCGAGGGCTCCATCTACCTCTACACCAAAGGGGCTGACACAGTCATCTATGAGCGCCTGCAAAAGAAAGGCGAGACAGAATGGGCCACAGAGGAGGCCTTGGCC TCCTTTGCCACGGAGACCCTGCGGACGTTGTGCCTGGCCTGCAAAGAGGTGGATGAGGACGTGTACGAGGAGTGGCGGCAGCGGCACCAGGAGGCCAGCATCTTGCTGCAGAACCGCGCCCAGGCCCTGCAGGAGGTGTACGAGGAGATGGAGCAGAGCCTCCAG CTCCTGGGAGCCACAGCCATCGAGGACAGGCTGCAGGACGGTGTCCTCGAAACCATCAAGTGTCTCAAGCAGGGGAACATCAAAGTGTGGGTCCTCACAGGGGACAAGCAAG AGACAGCGGTGAACGTTGGTTTTGCCTGCGAGCTGCTTTCAGAGAACATGATCAttctggaggagaaggagatcGT ACGGATCCTCGAGGTCTACTGGGAGAACAACAACCTGCAAGgtggcaaaaagaaagagcttccCCTGCAGTTCAAGATGGCCTTGGTCATTAACGGGGAGTTCCTG GACCAGCTACTGCTGTCCTTGCGCAAGGAACCCCGAGCCCTGGTCCAGAACGTGAACGTGGACCCGCTGGAGTCCTGGCAGGagccaggagaggagagggtggacTTCCTGCAGGCCAGGCGCCTGTCCCTCATGTGGCGGACACTGGGGATCCAGCTGCGGAGCTCGGGGCTGATACCCCAGCACAAAGACTCCAAGACCCTCCGGATCGCTGAGAAGCAGCGGGAGCGGGCCTTCGTGGAGCTGGCCTCCCGATGCCAAGCGGTCATCTGCTGCCGTGTGACACCCAAGCAGAAGGCCCTGATCGTGACGCTGGTCAAGAAATACCAGAATGTGGTGACCCTGGCCATCGGGGATGGCGCCAACGACGTCAACATGATCAAGA CTGCAGACATCGGCGTGGGGGTGGCGGGTCAGGAGGGCATGCAGGCAGTGCAGAACAGCGACTACGTGCTGGCCCAGTTCTGCTTCCTGCGGCGGCTGCTGCTGGTGCACGGACGCTGGTCCTACATGCGCGTCTGCAAGTTCCTGCGCTGCTTCCTCTACAAGACGCTGGCCAGCATGATGGTCCAGATCTGGTTCGCCTTCTACAGCGGCTTCACTGCCCAG CCTCTGTATGAAGGTTGGTTCCTGGCGCTCTTCAACTTGCTGTACAGCACCCTCCTGGTCCTTTATATCGGGCTCTTTGAGCAG GATGTGAGCGCAGAGCGGAGCCTTGAGTTGCCGGAGCTGTACATCGCAGGCCAGAAGGACGAGCTCTTCAACTACTGGGTCGTCCTGCAAGCCATCGCCCATGGCACGGCCACCTCTCTGGTCAACTTCTTCATGACACTGTGGATCAGCCAGGACTCAGCTGGGCCTGTCAGCTTAAGTGACTACCAGTCCTTTGCGGTGGTCGTGGCCCTGTCCAGCCTGCTGTCCATCACTATGGAG ATCATCCTAATCACCAAGTACTGGACCGTCCTGTTTTTGCTGGCCATTTTCCTCAGCCTCTGCTTCTACGTGGTGATGACCAGCCTCACCCAGAGCTTGTGGCTTTTCAAACACTTCCCCAAGAACTTCCCATTTCTAT ACGCTGACCTCAACGTGCTGTCCCAGCCCCCCATCATGCTGGTGATCCTGCTGAATGTGTCACTGAACACCCTGCCTGTGCTGGCCTTCCGAGTCATTTACCAAGCCCTCAAGAAACCACAGCGCAAG GAAGAGGTAGAGAAAGTCACAAGTGAGGAGATCATCGTGGAGCCTGTGCCCTGTATCCGCAGGGAGTCACGGGCCCGGCGCTCCAGCTATGCCTTCTCCCATCGGGAGGGCTATGCTGACCTCATCACCCAGGGCACGATTCTGCGGAGGTCAGCAGGGGTCAACAGTGACATGCTGGTTGATCACACAGTGCCACCTGATGAACCATCTGGGAGCATGAAGGAGTCCTTGTGGTACCCAAGGAAGATGTCATTTCTGGGGAGGAAGAGGCACTCACACCATGGGAAGGTGTCCTCTGAGGACATGCAGCCTCCCTCTGAGGTGAGCTCCTCCTTGACCATGGATGGGCAGTCTGCCCCTCATCCCCACCCTCTCAACAAAACCTGGCCATCTGGATCTTCACAGGAGAAGTTGCCATATTCTCCTGAGAGCCTGCCGCCAACCGAGATGCCACTGTTGACTCTAGAGAGCCAAAGTACCTCTATTGAGAGCCAGATGCTGCCTTCGAGCCAGATGTCCCTGCAGAGCCAGCCAGCATACCTGCCACAGGAGAAGACATCCCTCTGGAAGATCCGGAAACTGTCCTTGAAGAACTGGCCGTACATCTGGCAAAAGGAACCCGAGCCCCACAGAGAAGGGATATTGCCAGTTTCCAGCTCAAATCTTAGTGCTGTGATGGAAACTGCACCACCAAGTGCAAAAGGATCATCCATCAGTGAGCAGCCAATGGAGGTGGAGCCCTCACCTGTGGAGAGGGAGCCGTCGCCTATGGAGTGGCTGCCAGAGCCCAGTGGGGACCAAGCTGCACCCGATCTGGCAGAGCAGCTTCCCTGA
- the ATP8B3 gene encoding phospholipid-transporting ATPase IK isoform X7 — MWRRLTSTGETRETNLKFRQAPMITHHELTSIRKIASFQGKVVCEEPNSRMHHFVGCLEWKGKKYPLDIGNILLRGCKVRNTDTCYGLVIYAGFDTKIMKNCGKIHLKRTKIDHLMNRLVVLIFVSMVVLSMALAFGFWHKVKEFKAHHYYVSAMHTHSVAMEAFFIFWGYLILLSVLVPMAMFVIRAEFIYLGNSVFINWDQHMYYEPQDLPAKARSTSLNDLLGQVEYVFSDKTGTLTQNIMTFKKCCINGVVYGPEETPGKENPFLWNKFADGKLLFCNTQLLQAVRANQDWRVREFWRVLAICHTVMVQEMNNQLVYQAASPDEEALVTAARNFGYVFLARTQDSITLMELGEECVYQVLAMMDFNSIRKRMSVLVRKPEGSIYLYTKGADTVIYERLQKKGETEWATEEALASFATETLRTLCLACKEVDEDVYEEWRQRHQEASILLQNRAQALQEVYEEMEQSLQLLGATAIEDRLQDGVLETIKCLKQGNIKVWVLTGDKQETAVNVGFACELLSENMIILEEKEIVRILEVYWENNNLQGGKKKELPLQFKMALVINGEFLDQLLLSLRKEPRALVQNVNVDPLESWQEPGEERVDFLQARRLSLMWRTLGIQLRSSGLIPQHKDSKTLRIAEKQRERAFVELASRCQAVICCRVTPKQKALIVTLVKKYQNVVTLAIGDGANDVNMIKTADIGVGVAGQEGMQAVQNSDYVLAQFCFLRRLLLVHGRWSYMRVCKFLRCFLYKTLASMMVQIWFAFYSGFTAQPLYEGWFLALFNLLYSTLLVLYIGLFEQDVSAERSLELPELYIAGQKDELFNYWVVLQAIAHGTATSLVNFFMTLWISQDSAGPVSLSDYQSFAVVVALSSLLSITMEIILITKYWTVLFLLAIFLSLCFYVVMTSLTQSLWLFKHFPKNFPFLYADLNVLSQPPIMLVILLNVSLNTLPVLAFRVIYQALKKPQRKEEVEKVTSEEIIVEPVPCIRRESRARRSSYAFSHREGYADLITQGTILRRSAGVNSDMLVDHTVPPDEPSGSMKESLWYPRKMSFLGRKRHSHHGKVSSEDMQPPSEVSSSLTMDGQSAPHPHPLNKTWPSGSSQEKLPYSPESLPPTEMPLLTLESQSTSIESQMLPSSQMSLQSQPAYLPQEKTSLWKIRKLSLKNWPYIWQKEPEPHREGILPVSSSNLSAVMETAPPSAKGSSISEQPMEVEPSPVEREPSPMEWLPEPSGDQAAPDLAEQLP; from the exons GGAGACCAACTTGAAGTTCAGGCAGGCCCCAATGATCACGCACCACGAGTTGACCAGTATAAGGAAGATAGCCTCCTTCCAAG GGAAGGTGGTGTGTGAGGAACCCAACAGCCGAATGCACCACTTCGTTGGGTGCCTGGAGTGGAAGGGCAAGAAATACCCCCTGGATATTGGTAACATCCTCCTGCGAGGCTGCAAGGTCCGGAACACAGACACCTGCTATGGACTGGTCATCTATGCTG GTTTTGACACAAAGATCATGAAGAACTGTGGCAAGATTCATCTGAAGAGAACCAAGATAGACCATCTGATGAACAGACTGGTGGTCCTG ATCTTTGTGTCCATGGTGGTGCTTTCCATGGCCCTGGCCTTTGGCTTCTGGCACAAAGTGAAGGAGTTCAAGGCCCATCACTACTACGTGTCTGCCATGCACACGCACAGTGTGGCTATGGAGGCCTTCTTCATCTTCTGGGGCTATCTCATCCTGCTCAGCGTCCTGGTGCCCATGGCCATGTTTGTTAT CAGGGCCGAATTCATCTACCTGGGGAACAGCGTCTTCATCAACTGGGACCAGCACATGTACTACGAGCCCCAGGACCTGCCCGCCAAAGCGCGAAGCACCAGCCTCAATGACCTGCTGGGCCAGGTGGAGTACGTCTTCTCCGACAAGACGGGCACGCTCACCCAGAACATCATGACCTTCAAGAAGTGCTGCATCAATGGAGTTGTCTACG GCCCAGAGGAGACCCCAGGCAAG GAGAACCCCTTCCTTTGGAACAAATTTGCTGATGGGAAGCTGCTGTTCTGCAACACGCAACTCCTGCAGGCCGTGCGGGCCAACCAGGACTGGAGGGTGCGCGAGTTCTGGCGTGTGCTGGCCATCTGCCACACGGTGATGGTGCAGGAGATGAACA ACCAGCTAGTGTACCAGGCAGCTTCCCCGGACGAGGAGGCACTGGTCACAGCGGCCCGAAATTTTGGCTACGTGTTCCTGGCACGCACGCAGGACAGCATCACCCTgatggagctgggggaggagtGTGTGTACCAGGTCCTGGCCATGATGGACTTCAACAGCATCCGCAAGCGGATGTCAGTGCTGG TCCGCAAGCCCGAGGGCTCCATCTACCTCTACACCAAAGGGGCTGACACAGTCATCTATGAGCGCCTGCAAAAGAAAGGCGAGACAGAATGGGCCACAGAGGAGGCCTTGGCC TCCTTTGCCACGGAGACCCTGCGGACGTTGTGCCTGGCCTGCAAAGAGGTGGATGAGGACGTGTACGAGGAGTGGCGGCAGCGGCACCAGGAGGCCAGCATCTTGCTGCAGAACCGCGCCCAGGCCCTGCAGGAGGTGTACGAGGAGATGGAGCAGAGCCTCCAG CTCCTGGGAGCCACAGCCATCGAGGACAGGCTGCAGGACGGTGTCCTCGAAACCATCAAGTGTCTCAAGCAGGGGAACATCAAAGTGTGGGTCCTCACAGGGGACAAGCAAG AGACAGCGGTGAACGTTGGTTTTGCCTGCGAGCTGCTTTCAGAGAACATGATCAttctggaggagaaggagatcGT ACGGATCCTCGAGGTCTACTGGGAGAACAACAACCTGCAAGgtggcaaaaagaaagagcttccCCTGCAGTTCAAGATGGCCTTGGTCATTAACGGGGAGTTCCTG GACCAGCTACTGCTGTCCTTGCGCAAGGAACCCCGAGCCCTGGTCCAGAACGTGAACGTGGACCCGCTGGAGTCCTGGCAGGagccaggagaggagagggtggacTTCCTGCAGGCCAGGCGCCTGTCCCTCATGTGGCGGACACTGGGGATCCAGCTGCGGAGCTCGGGGCTGATACCCCAGCACAAAGACTCCAAGACCCTCCGGATCGCTGAGAAGCAGCGGGAGCGGGCCTTCGTGGAGCTGGCCTCCCGATGCCAAGCGGTCATCTGCTGCCGTGTGACACCCAAGCAGAAGGCCCTGATCGTGACGCTGGTCAAGAAATACCAGAATGTGGTGACCCTGGCCATCGGGGATGGCGCCAACGACGTCAACATGATCAAGA CTGCAGACATCGGCGTGGGGGTGGCGGGTCAGGAGGGCATGCAGGCAGTGCAGAACAGCGACTACGTGCTGGCCCAGTTCTGCTTCCTGCGGCGGCTGCTGCTGGTGCACGGACGCTGGTCCTACATGCGCGTCTGCAAGTTCCTGCGCTGCTTCCTCTACAAGACGCTGGCCAGCATGATGGTCCAGATCTGGTTCGCCTTCTACAGCGGCTTCACTGCCCAG CCTCTGTATGAAGGTTGGTTCCTGGCGCTCTTCAACTTGCTGTACAGCACCCTCCTGGTCCTTTATATCGGGCTCTTTGAGCAG GATGTGAGCGCAGAGCGGAGCCTTGAGTTGCCGGAGCTGTACATCGCAGGCCAGAAGGACGAGCTCTTCAACTACTGGGTCGTCCTGCAAGCCATCGCCCATGGCACGGCCACCTCTCTGGTCAACTTCTTCATGACACTGTGGATCAGCCAGGACTCAGCTGGGCCTGTCAGCTTAAGTGACTACCAGTCCTTTGCGGTGGTCGTGGCCCTGTCCAGCCTGCTGTCCATCACTATGGAG ATCATCCTAATCACCAAGTACTGGACCGTCCTGTTTTTGCTGGCCATTTTCCTCAGCCTCTGCTTCTACGTGGTGATGACCAGCCTCACCCAGAGCTTGTGGCTTTTCAAACACTTCCCCAAGAACTTCCCATTTCTAT ACGCTGACCTCAACGTGCTGTCCCAGCCCCCCATCATGCTGGTGATCCTGCTGAATGTGTCACTGAACACCCTGCCTGTGCTGGCCTTCCGAGTCATTTACCAAGCCCTCAAGAAACCACAGCGCAAG GAAGAGGTAGAGAAAGTCACAAGTGAGGAGATCATCGTGGAGCCTGTGCCCTGTATCCGCAGGGAGTCACGGGCCCGGCGCTCCAGCTATGCCTTCTCCCATCGGGAGGGCTATGCTGACCTCATCACCCAGGGCACGATTCTGCGGAGGTCAGCAGGGGTCAACAGTGACATGCTGGTTGATCACACAGTGCCACCTGATGAACCATCTGGGAGCATGAAGGAGTCCTTGTGGTACCCAAGGAAGATGTCATTTCTGGGGAGGAAGAGGCACTCACACCATGGGAAGGTGTCCTCTGAGGACATGCAGCCTCCCTCTGAGGTGAGCTCCTCCTTGACCATGGATGGGCAGTCTGCCCCTCATCCCCACCCTCTCAACAAAACCTGGCCATCTGGATCTTCACAGGAGAAGTTGCCATATTCTCCTGAGAGCCTGCCGCCAACCGAGATGCCACTGTTGACTCTAGAGAGCCAAAGTACCTCTATTGAGAGCCAGATGCTGCCTTCGAGCCAGATGTCCCTGCAGAGCCAGCCAGCATACCTGCCACAGGAGAAGACATCCCTCTGGAAGATCCGGAAACTGTCCTTGAAGAACTGGCCGTACATCTGGCAAAAGGAACCCGAGCCCCACAGAGAAGGGATATTGCCAGTTTCCAGCTCAAATCTTAGTGCTGTGATGGAAACTGCACCACCAAGTGCAAAAGGATCATCCATCAGTGAGCAGCCAATGGAGGTGGAGCCCTCACCTGTGGAGAGGGAGCCGTCGCCTATGGAGTGGCTGCCAGAGCCCAGTGGGGACCAAGCTGCACCCGATCTGGCAGAGCAGCTTCCCTGA